The Arachis hypogaea cultivar Tifrunner chromosome 19, arahy.Tifrunner.gnm2.J5K5, whole genome shotgun sequence genome has a window encoding:
- the LOC112775547 gene encoding hypothetical protein At1g04090 gives MMLGCECFCWDCIPNYDDFSEPHPFSLPSPLPHWPQGNGFAGGRIRLGEIEVLQITKFERIWRCTQLAGKAQPFTFYRPLEIPDGFFSLGHYCQSNGQPLRGYVLVAREMTRESESPALKKPLDYTLVWSSDSHDECAYFWLPNPPTGYKAMGVVVTSTPKEPEVEQVRCVRTDLTEPCETSNLLVTMKSKSSKDPLQIWNIQPCDRGMLCKGVSVGTFVCGAYFDSEEVVENIGCLKNLDSTLHAMPNLNQIHALIEHYGPTVYFHPDETYMPSSVQWFFKNGALLYSANGKKGSAIDYQGSNLPSGGTNDGAFWIDLPSDNDAKNYLKKGDIESSELYVHVKPALGGSFTDIAMWVFCPFNGPATLKVALMNIEMSKIGEHVSDWEHFTLRINNFTGELWSVFFSQHSGGEWLDASDLEFIKDNKPIVYSSKHGHASYPHPGTYLQGSSKLGIGVRNDAARSEFVVDSSTRYQIVAAEYLGNGAVKEPCWLQYMREWGPSIVYDGRSEIEKLIDMLPMFVRFSVENLIDLFPTELYGEEGPTGPKEKENWLGDEYC, from the exons atGATGTTGGGTTGTGAGTGTTTCTGTTGGGATTGTATTCCTAACTACGATGATTTCTCTGAGCCACaccctttctctctcccttcACCTCTTCCACACTGGCCACAAG GTAATGGTTTTGCCGGTGGAAGAATACGGCTCGGAGAAATCGAAGTTTTGCAAATAACCAAGTTtgagaggatttggagatgcaCTCAGTTGGCTGGAAAAGCGCAGCCATTCACCTTCTACAGACCATTGGAGATTCCAGACGGCTTCTTCTCCCTTGGCCACTACTGCCAATCGAATGGCCAGCCACTGAGAGGATATGTGCTTGTGGCGCGTGAAATGACTCGTGAATCCGAATCTCCAGCTCTTAAGAAGCCTCTTGACTACACTCTAGTGTGGAGTTCGGATTCACATGACGAATGTGCTTACTTCTGGTTGCCGAACCCTCCAACGGGTTATAAGGCCATGGGAGTAGTAGTTACTAGCACGCCAAAAGAACCGGAAGTTGAACAAGTTAGATGTGTGCGCACAGATCTAACGGAACCTTGTGAGACTTCTAATCTATTGGTAACTATGAAGTCCAAATCTTCAAAGGATCCATTGCAGATTTGGAACATACAGCCCTGTGACAGAGGTATGCTCTGTAAAGGTGTATCTGTCGGAACATTTGTTTGCGGCGCTTATTTTGATTCCGAGGAAGTAGTGGAAAATATTGGTTGCTTGAAGAATCTCGACTCTACCTTGCACGCAATGCCAAATCTGAACCAGATTCATGCGCTTATCGAGCATTATGGACCTACTGTGTACTTCCATCCTGATGAGACATACATGCCATCATCAGTGCAGTGGTTTTTCAAGAACGGAGCGCTTCTGTATTCGGCCAATGGCAAGAAGGGTAGCGCCATAGATTATCAGGGCTCGAATTTGCCTAGTGGAGGAACAAATGATGGTGCATTTTGGATTGATTTGCCTAGCGATAACGATGCAAAGAATTATCTAAAGAAGGGTGACATAGAGAGTTCAGAACTCTATGTTCATGTAAAGCCAGCATTGGGAGGTTCCTTTACAGATATTGCAATGTGGGTGTTTTGCCCCTTCAATGGTCCTGCCACCCTCAAAGTTGCATTGATGAACATCGAGATGAGCAAGATTGGTGAACATGTGAGTGATTGGGAGCACTTCACCCTCAGAATAAACAACTTCACTGGGGAGCTGTGGTCTGTGTTCTTCTCTCAGCATAGCGGAGGCGAATGGTTGGATGCTTCTGATCTTGAGTTTATCAAGGACAACAAACCAATCGTTTACTCTTCAAAACACGGCCACGCTAGCTACCCTCATCCTGGTACTTACCTTCAGGGGTCATCCAAGCTTGGAATAGGTGTGCGTAACGACGCAGCTAGAAGCGAATTCGTAGTGGATTCCAGCACAAGGTATCAGATTGTTGCGGCCGAGTATCTTGGCAATGGAGCCGTGAAAGAACCGTGCTGGTTGCAGTACATGAGAGAGTGGGGTCCTTCGATCGTGTACGATGGGAGATCGGAAATAGAGAAGCTAATAGATATGCTTCCAATGTTTGTTAGATTTTCTGTGGAGAACTTGATTGATTTGTTTCCAACAGAGCTATATGGTGAGGAGGGTCCAACTGGTCCAAAGGAGAAGGAAAATTGGCTAGGTGATGAATATTGCTAG